In one Bacillus sp. Marseille-P3661 genomic region, the following are encoded:
- a CDS encoding YkuJ family protein, giving the protein MSLLHGILKRLLTLQDEENNSDAKQRFFEINGEKKCSVKYFDHTKMFELEVYQPGEKPKTYQFDNIDMVAIDVFDILSSNE; this is encoded by the coding sequence ATGTCACTACTTCACGGAATTTTAAAACGATTATTAACACTACAGGATGAAGAAAATAACAGTGATGCAAAACAGCGTTTCTTTGAGATTAATGGTGAGAAAAAGTGCAGTGTAAAATATTTTGATCATACGAAAATGTTCGAATTAGAGGTTTACCAGCCTGGTGAAAAACCGAAAACATATCAATTCGATAATATTGATATGGTTGCTATTGATGTTTTTGATATTCTAAGTTCTAACGAATAA